A stretch of Kyrpidia spormannii DNA encodes these proteins:
- a CDS encoding YqzL family protein, which yields MRELSWRWFTQTGSIDAYLLYSQYQSSENAPGEEGKDPPASGSEEAEAKV from the coding sequence GTGCGGGAATTGTCCTGGCGGTGGTTCACCCAGACGGGATCGATCGACGCCTATCTCCTCTATTCACAGTACCAGAGTTCGGAGAACGCGCCGGGGGAGGAGGGAAAAGATCCACCGGCTTCGGGAAGCGAGGAAGCGGAGGCCAAAGTATGA
- the recO gene encoding DNA repair protein RecO: MNVQVEGIVLRGVDYGETHRIVTLLTPEIGKVGAMARGAKRPQSRLRALVQPLVRGTFSLAYRGQGMAIIRQGQWLEGYRAIQEDLWKHAYAGYAAELVDRFVEEATPNPGVYEFFRQWLEALAAGKDAEILTRLFELHVCEWAGVRPLLDRCAGCGAAVGYARMFDLSGGGPLCDRCLDLRRGIPIRPQTCAVMRALQSVPVNRLGDIRVGPDTRRELADLLGAYLEHHTGARLRGREYIRRLREYAWPGPLDGAGGDLV; encoded by the coding sequence ATGAACGTCCAGGTGGAAGGCATTGTGTTGCGGGGAGTGGACTATGGGGAAACCCATCGGATCGTGACATTGCTGACGCCGGAGATCGGGAAGGTCGGGGCCATGGCCCGGGGAGCCAAACGGCCCCAGAGCCGCCTGCGCGCCTTGGTGCAGCCCTTGGTGCGAGGGACATTCTCCCTGGCCTATCGGGGGCAGGGCATGGCGATCATTCGCCAGGGCCAGTGGTTGGAAGGATACCGGGCGATCCAGGAGGATCTCTGGAAGCACGCCTACGCCGGGTATGCGGCGGAGCTGGTCGATCGGTTTGTGGAGGAGGCGACCCCCAACCCCGGAGTTTATGAGTTTTTCCGCCAGTGGCTGGAAGCGCTGGCCGCGGGGAAAGATGCGGAAATTCTCACTCGCTTGTTTGAGCTGCACGTATGCGAGTGGGCGGGGGTGCGGCCGCTGCTCGATCGTTGCGCCGGATGCGGCGCGGCGGTGGGATACGCCAGGATGTTTGATTTGTCCGGTGGCGGGCCTCTTTGCGACCGGTGCCTCGACCTGCGCCGCGGCATTCCCATTCGCCCCCAGACTTGCGCAGTGATGCGCGCCTTGCAGTCGGTGCCCGTAAACCGCCTGGGGGATATACGGGTGGGCCCGGATACCCGCCGGGAGTTGGCCGACCTGCTCGGGGCGTATTTGGAACATCACACCGGGGCCCGCCTGCGGGGCCGGGAGTATATTCGCAGGCTGCGGGAATACGCCTGGCCGGGGCCGCTTGACGGGGCCGGAGGGGATTTGGTATGA
- the glyQ gene encoding glycine--tRNA ligase subunit alpha translates to MTFQEMILRLQEFWAGRGCVLAQPYDVEKGAGTMNPMTFLRVLGPDPWRVAYVEPSRRPADGRYGENPNRLYQHHQYQVILKPSPEDVLELYLESLRRLDIDPEEHDIRFVEDNWESPTLGAWGLGWEVWLDGMEITQFTYFQQVGGLDVRPVAAEITYGLERLASYIQQCDNVFDLVWVEGVTYRDVFLRGEYEHSKYSFEVSDAEQLFEWFSSYEREARRALEAGLALPAYDYVLKCSHTFNLLEARGAISVSERTAFIGRVRQLARLCAEAYVGEGGRE, encoded by the coding sequence ATGACCTTTCAAGAGATGATTCTGCGGCTGCAAGAGTTTTGGGCGGGCCGGGGCTGCGTGCTGGCCCAGCCCTACGATGTGGAAAAGGGTGCCGGGACGATGAACCCCATGACCTTTCTGCGGGTGCTCGGCCCTGACCCGTGGCGGGTGGCCTACGTGGAGCCTTCCCGTCGCCCGGCGGACGGGCGGTACGGCGAGAATCCAAACCGGTTGTACCAGCACCATCAGTATCAGGTGATTCTCAAACCCTCTCCCGAGGACGTCCTCGAACTGTATTTAGAAAGCTTGCGCAGGTTGGACATCGACCCGGAGGAACATGATATCCGGTTTGTGGAGGACAACTGGGAATCGCCGACTCTGGGGGCCTGGGGGTTGGGTTGGGAGGTGTGGCTGGACGGCATGGAGATCACCCAGTTTACGTATTTTCAGCAGGTGGGGGGGTTGGACGTCCGACCCGTGGCGGCGGAGATCACCTACGGGCTGGAGAGGCTCGCCTCGTATATCCAGCAGTGTGACAACGTGTTCGACCTGGTCTGGGTGGAGGGCGTGACTTACCGGGACGTGTTTTTGCGGGGGGAGTACGAGCACTCGAAATACAGCTTCGAGGTTTCAGACGCCGAGCAACTCTTTGAATGGTTTTCCTCCTATGAGCGGGAAGCCCGCCGTGCCCTGGAGGCGGGGTTGGCCCTTCCAGCTTATGATTATGTGTTGAAGTGTTCCCATACGTTCAATCTTCTCGAGGCCCGGGGAGCCATCAGCGTATCCGAGCGGACAGCCTTTATCGGCCGGGTGCGCCAGTTGGCTCGCCTGTGCGCGGAAGCCTATGTCGGGGAAGGGGGGCGGGAGTGA